One genomic region from Spodoptera frugiperda isolate SF20-4 chromosome 21, AGI-APGP_CSIRO_Sfru_2.0, whole genome shotgun sequence encodes:
- the LOC126912054 gene encoding uncharacterized protein CG45076-like: protein MPRKRKSNLANSSSRARAAKLARSLESEEDSQIRRTLDAERHAAQRAAETFEHTQTRHNLDADRHAAQRAAETPQQTQARQVIDAERHAAQRAAETSQQTQARQVIDAERHAAQRAAETSQQTQARQVIDAERHAAQRAAETSQQTQARQVIDAERHAAQRAAETSQQTQARQVIDAERHAAQRAAETSQQTQARQVIDAERHAAQRAAETSQQTQARQVIDAERHAAQRAAETPQQTQARQVIDAERHAAQRAAETSQQTQARQVIDAERHAAQRAAETSQQTQARQVIDAERHAAQRAAETPQQTQARQVIDAERHAAQRAAETSQQTQARQILDAERQAPHFNK, encoded by the coding sequence aTGCCTCGCAAACGAAAGTCCAATTTAGCTAATAGCTCTAGCAGAGCTCGGGCTGCTAAACTTGCTAGATCACTGGAATCAGAAGAGGATTCACAGATCCGTCGGACTTTAGATGCCGAGCGTCACGCAGCTCAAAGGGCTGCTGAAACTTTTGAGCACACGCAGACCCGTCATAATTTAGACGCTGATCGTCATGCTGCACAAAGGGCTGCAGAGACCCCTCAGCAGACCCAAGCTCGCCAAGTCATTGATGCCGAGCGTCACGCGGCTCAAAGAGCTGCTGAGACCTCTCAGCAGACCCAAGCTCGCCAAGTCATTGATGCCGAGCGTCACGCGGCTCAAAGAGCTGCTGAGACCTCTCAGCAGACCCAAGCTCGCCAAGTCATTGATGCCGAGCGTCACGCGGCTCAAAGAGCTGCTGAGACCTCTCAGCAGACCCAAGCTCGCCAAGTCATTGATGCCGAGCGTCACGCGGCTCAAAGAGCTGCTGAGACCTCTCAGCAGACCCAAGCTCGCCAAGTCATTGATGCCGAGCGTCACGCGGCTCAAAGAGCTGCTGAGACCTCTCAGCAGACCCAAGCTCGCCAAGTCATTGATGCCGAGCGTCACGCGGCTCAAAGAGCTGCTGAGACCTCTCAGCAGACCCAAGCTCGCCAAGTCATTGATGCCGAGCGTCACGCGGCTCAAAGAGCTGCAGAGACCCCTCAGCAGACCCAAGCTCGCCAAGTCATTGATGCCGAGCGTCACGCGGCTCAAAGAGCTGCTGAGACCTCTCAGCAGACCCAAGCTCGCCAAGTCATTGATGCCGAGCGTCACGCTGCTCAAAGAGCTGCAGAGACCTCTCAGCAGACCCAAGCTCGCCAAGTCATTGATGCCGAGCGTCACGCGGCTCAAAGAGCTGCAGAGACCCCTCAGCAGACCCAAGCTCGCCAAGTCATTGATGCCGAGCGTCACGCGGCTCAAAGAGCTGCTGAGACCTCTCAGCAGACCCAAGCTCGCCAAATCTTAGATGCTGAGCGTCAAGCTCCACATTTtaacaaatga